From one Synergistaceae bacterium genomic stretch:
- the tgt gene encoding tRNA guanosine(34) transglycosylase Tgt, with amino-acid sequence MFEFRIIAECPHTGARAGELTTPHGVIRTPVFMPVGTLATVKAMSPRELEEIGSQIILGNTYHLYLRPGPEIIGEAGGLHAFMSWDKPILTDSGGFQVFSLARLQKITDEKVICRSHIDGSLLEMSPEWSMKMQGVLGSDIAMCFDQCCEYPASHDKAEEALHRTTLWAKRSREHFMTHNDTSRQALFGIVQGSVYDDLRRRSAEEICTMDFPGYAIGGLSVGESHEAMYHSLDVLNDVMPKHKPRYLMGVGYPPNIVEGIARGVDMFDCVLPTRNGRNATVFTSTGRLNMRGAKYAHDFRPLDENCDCYTCTNFTRSYLRHLAMCGEILGSRLFTWHNLHFTIRLAEQAREAIIAGTFPEFIKHFTETFHDDTESNS; translated from the coding sequence ATGTTTGAGTTCAGGATAATCGCGGAGTGCCCGCATACGGGTGCGCGTGCCGGAGAACTCACGACACCTCACGGCGTGATACGTACACCTGTCTTCATGCCGGTGGGAACGCTTGCGACGGTCAAAGCGATGTCCCCGCGCGAACTTGAGGAGATAGGCTCGCAGATAATTCTCGGCAACACGTATCACCTCTACCTTCGGCCGGGCCCGGAGATTATCGGTGAGGCGGGAGGCCTTCACGCTTTCATGAGCTGGGACAAGCCCATACTGACCGACAGCGGAGGGTTTCAGGTGTTTTCGCTCGCACGCCTGCAGAAGATAACGGACGAGAAGGTGATATGCAGGTCTCACATTGACGGCTCATTGCTGGAGATGTCGCCCGAATGGTCAATGAAAATGCAGGGAGTGTTAGGGAGCGACATAGCGATGTGCTTCGACCAGTGCTGCGAGTACCCCGCCTCTCACGACAAGGCAGAAGAGGCTCTGCACCGCACGACCTTGTGGGCAAAGCGTTCGCGGGAACACTTCATGACGCACAACGACACCTCACGTCAGGCACTGTTCGGGATAGTTCAGGGCAGCGTGTACGACGACCTGAGAAGACGCAGTGCGGAGGAGATCTGCACGATGGATTTTCCCGGCTACGCAATCGGAGGCCTGAGCGTCGGCGAGAGCCACGAGGCAATGTATCACAGTCTCGACGTGCTCAATGACGTGATGCCCAAGCACAAACCCCGCTACCTTATGGGAGTCGGTTACCCGCCGAACATCGTCGAGGGCATTGCGCGCGGGGTTGACATGTTCGACTGCGTTTTACCGACACGCAACGGCAGGAACGCGACGGTCTTCACCTCGACGGGACGGCTGAACATGCGGGGAGCGAAATACGCGCATGACTTCCGGCCTCTCGACGAGAACTGCGACTGCTACACGTGCACGAACTTCACGCGGAGCTACCTGCGGCACTTGGCGATGTGCGGGGAGATTCTGGGTTCGAGGCTCTTTACGTGGCACAACCTGCACTTCACGATACGCCTCGCTGAGCAGGCAAGGGAAGCAATAATCGCCGGGACATTTCCCGAGTTCATTAAACACTTTACAGAGACATTCCATGACGACACAGAGAGCAACAGTTGA
- a CDS encoding SH3 domain-containing protein produces the protein MIWIILALTLGASITSIIHGVFMLFGSLSITGAAIPGIPSTMLAILPIISAIFALIGGIIAFNRSKWGALFLFIAMGLCIPARDTWLYGGLYFFAGLFCFFLSGKKSDEYQDVYDDYGDGQEDEEAPYPYYSDGADFYYEPEEEPSPSIPLDVTAQPEGGDVLPVVNPDPPRMRRSRISKSCPECGAIVSRDAFYCPTCGAKLFVISDDPEAAAGTGPVLAHEPLEQEEDLQSVNEQLFTPEEGDNPPGETTAGYDEGGTAGSPEVPNYRVAVNQMRQEAERAMASTRQRSSTRAKDAASSYTEFSRYTNKGKKRRKSFGRKMLSMLLLVGAVGGALYFLLGLRKLPPGDLPPMNRPDPIPASDTRSVQPTPSTPSTPANDTPIAEPGEVSVGDNSLPNFTPEQTPRNGAIIGSNVNVRADHTTSSARVTRLSVGTRVEVIGMFNVPSGQYSGTWYNIRTGGREGWVYGRYLQPLGSGIPAGYSNGLLRTFGSTRTQMIEALGQPTRSTSSSVEWKGLTATVKGEDITRLRLTGKDRELQNGLKPGASQDTLRDIMGYPSSVNNRTLNYNENGKTGLSIQLDRNNAISTITVNEVQ, from the coding sequence ATGATCTGGATAATTTTAGCCCTGACGCTCGGAGCATCGATTACCTCGATAATACACGGAGTATTTATGCTGTTCGGCTCACTCTCCATAACGGGGGCAGCAATTCCCGGCATTCCCTCAACGATGCTGGCGATCCTGCCAATAATATCGGCTATCTTCGCACTCATCGGAGGAATAATAGCCTTCAACCGCAGCAAGTGGGGGGCACTGTTCCTGTTTATTGCGATGGGGCTGTGTATTCCTGCGCGTGATACCTGGCTCTACGGAGGGCTGTACTTTTTCGCCGGACTGTTCTGCTTCTTCCTGAGCGGCAAGAAGTCGGACGAGTACCAGGACGTCTACGATGATTACGGCGATGGCCAAGAGGACGAAGAAGCACCGTACCCCTACTATTCCGACGGAGCGGACTTCTACTACGAGCCGGAAGAAGAACCATCTCCCAGCATTCCGCTTGATGTTACGGCACAGCCGGAAGGAGGAGATGTTCTGCCGGTCGTCAACCCTGATCCCCCGAGAATGAGGCGTAGCAGGATCTCGAAGTCGTGCCCTGAATGCGGAGCTATAGTTTCGCGTGATGCGTTCTACTGCCCGACGTGCGGGGCAAAGTTATTCGTCATCTCGGATGACCCGGAAGCGGCTGCCGGGACGGGGCCTGTTCTGGCACATGAACCGCTCGAGCAGGAAGAGGACCTGCAGAGTGTGAACGAGCAGCTGTTTACGCCGGAAGAAGGAGATAATCCGCCCGGAGAGACTACAGCCGGATACGACGAAGGCGGCACGGCAGGAAGCCCGGAAGTCCCTAATTACCGGGTAGCAGTAAACCAAATGAGGCAGGAGGCAGAAAGGGCAATGGCATCGACCCGTCAGCGTAGCAGTACGAGAGCGAAAGATGCGGCATCAAGTTACACGGAGTTTTCGCGTTACACGAACAAGGGCAAGAAGCGCAGGAAGTCATTCGGCCGAAAGATGCTGAGTATGCTTCTGCTCGTAGGGGCGGTAGGAGGAGCGTTGTATTTCCTTCTAGGCTTGAGGAAGCTTCCGCCCGGAGACCTTCCGCCGATGAACCGGCCTGACCCTATACCGGCCTCCGACACGAGGAGTGTACAGCCGACACCGTCAACGCCGTCGACCCCAGCAAACGACACGCCTATAGCCGAGCCCGGAGAAGTCAGCGTGGGGGACAACAGCCTCCCGAACTTTACGCCCGAGCAAACGCCCCGCAACGGTGCTATAATCGGCAGCAACGTCAATGTACGCGCAGACCACACGACGAGTTCCGCCCGTGTAACGCGCCTGAGCGTAGGTACTCGCGTAGAAGTGATAGGGATGTTCAACGTGCCTTCTGGGCAGTATTCCGGCACGTGGTACAACATCAGGACGGGCGGACGTGAAGGCTGGGTTTACGGCAGATACCTTCAGCCGCTTGGTTCAGGCATTCCGGCGGGGTACAGCAACGGGCTGCTGAGGACGTTCGGCAGCACGAGGACGCAGATGATCGAGGCACTTGGCCAGCCGACGCGGAGCACGAGTTCCAGCGTGGAATGGAAGGGGCTGACTGCGACGGTGAAGGGCGAGGACATCACGAGGCTTCGTCTTACGGGCAAGGACAGGGAGCTCCAGAACGGACTTAAGCCCGGAGCGAGCCAAGACACTCTGCGGGACATCATGGGTTATCCTTCGAGCGTGAACAACAGGACGCTGAACTACAACGAGAACGGCAAGACGGGATTGAGCATACAGCTTGACCGCAACAACGCAATAAGCACGATCACTGTGAATGAAGTTCAGTGA
- a CDS encoding threonylcarbamoyl-AMP synthase, with amino-acid sequence MTTQRATVDRWHPDLMVIARAARIIKKGGLVAFPTETVYGLGADALNPEAVGKIYEAKGRPSDNPLILHVDCIAQAMRVVHTNTAAEKLMMKFWPGPLTCVLPAKTAVVPSVTRGGLDTAAVRMPDNVIALALIREAGTPIAAPSANLSGRPSPTDAESVMADMNGRIDMVIDGGSGRVGIESTVIDLTNPLRAVLLRPGGLGREAIEETLGMRLAAPDETGAKRSPGTRYRHYAPSIPVKVWRRTEDFPECDYSSAGYIGVHEPAHKTAEAVLCEDFAGYSRKLFAVFRRFEAKGFSCIIAEWPDEDSGICEGLRDRIIRAAMD; translated from the coding sequence ATGACGACACAGAGAGCAACAGTTGACAGGTGGCATCCTGATCTGATGGTCATAGCCCGTGCCGCAAGAATAATCAAGAAGGGCGGGCTTGTAGCATTTCCGACAGAGACAGTTTACGGGCTCGGGGCTGACGCGCTGAACCCCGAAGCTGTGGGGAAGATTTACGAGGCGAAGGGCAGGCCGTCAGACAACCCGCTTATCCTTCACGTTGATTGCATCGCGCAGGCAATGAGGGTTGTTCACACCAACACAGCCGCAGAAAAACTCATGATGAAGTTCTGGCCCGGACCTTTGACCTGTGTACTTCCGGCCAAGACTGCGGTTGTCCCGTCAGTTACGCGCGGAGGCCTCGACACCGCCGCCGTGCGGATGCCCGACAACGTCATAGCCCTCGCGCTTATCCGCGAAGCCGGAACTCCCATCGCCGCACCGAGCGCGAACCTCAGCGGCAGGCCAAGCCCTACGGATGCAGAGAGCGTTATGGCGGACATGAACGGGCGCATAGACATGGTGATTGACGGAGGTAGCGGGCGCGTGGGGATAGAGAGCACGGTCATCGACCTCACGAATCCTCTCAGGGCAGTGCTGCTCCGGCCGGGAGGTTTGGGGCGCGAAGCCATCGAGGAAACGTTAGGGATGAGGCTCGCAGCTCCAGACGAGACGGGCGCGAAGAGGTCTCCGGGCACACGGTACAGGCATTATGCACCGTCAATCCCGGTGAAAGTCTGGCGGCGAACGGAGGACTTCCCGGAATGCGATTACTCTTCGGCGGGATACATAGGAGTTCACGAACCTGCGCACAAGACGGCAGAGGCTGTTCTCTGCGAAGATTTTGCCGGGTACTCACGCAAACTTTTCGCAGTGTTCAGGCGGTTTGAGGCTAAAGGTTTCAGCTGTATCATCGCGGAATGGCCCGATGAAGATTCTGGAATCTGTGAGGGACTTAGGGACAGGATAATACGCGCGGCTATGGATTAA
- a CDS encoding putative Ig domain-containing protein, protein MRSKFAGIMIVAGILCGLCVMPSWAANPEYMHGGAIPSPIDRSDLWKNPPRPAAEGKTPKGIVPLPVSYDLRQYDRVGGIRSQSPWNSCWSFAATAAAESSWMTQNAGTSADLAEFHVAYFVYGDPRTGYSFSEPHAEDDILDQGGNADQAIALFSRIGTVSESVLPYPTDKSKNYTAPSLWPESYDLSGIYLKEAYTLGVLSGDEMMNTVKNLIVENGAVDISYYAGADAYASSVGGVKVSAYFDNTQDTATNHSIVLIGWDDNFAVENFSSDMRPSKPGAWLARNSWGDWYGEGGYFWISYEQYMDEVTAIITESRQETFKLYDYSPLGNCGKTSSTWAANVFKTDAKEILKQVSLYTVENNQSYEIYVYDLGTSAPSSPTSGTLLVSVDVTSPYAGYHTVSFDKTVTLEAGHYFSVVMNGKGSWSSMEWPLNWGNGSPYAEPVVNAGESYFSSSGTSWNDGAASATPRNACLKAFTVPATSSEPKGIKIDAEIFPDETFRAYVASADTSFDKDQDGYLTDAEIAAATSINVRRTNTSTPEIASLKGIELFTSLESLDCYGNLMTSIDLSINTALKSLDCALNKFTSLDVSKNTELVYLNCSLNHLTALDFSWNKKLTMLDCSNNDLTALNVSGNADLKYLSCGSNQLKALDVSANTALTYLDCSSIGLVSLDVSNNVALTYLNCFNNQLTALDLDKNTQLDAASADLSTQNHIGMTLIHSTDNFYYVSIPAAKLENVSMDGYDKTTGLAQLAEPGAVTYYYDTKLPAGEKLLHVTLLPFQPEATIVTGYLPDAAEGKPYTFALEALGYTPITWTMSGAPEGLTVSGDEITGTPTASGSFDVTITASNDTSTDSRTLKLSVNKKPEEAVSPDIITSADLGRVRVGRDLSITLEATGTAPITWTADSLPGWLTLSGSTLSGKPTAAGTFTFTVKASNEAGESSKQFTIVAFTVGVKIATLPSSIPEGKDGERYSFTFSATSSDAEAGDSITWTLSGKLPAGLAFANGSITGTPSEAGSFDITVTAALGGVTASENYTLVIRPAAPVITTNSLPSGKVGESYNASLAATGTKPVTWSVEGLPEGLTLDEAAGTISGVPSEVFSGDVTVRVENSVDAASKTLRLVIVSDDEPEESDSNIPLDPSAYDETAKDTGIAGLSVKPRFAMPRDVSDDVYGEVSVFFSGLGLSYDIHSLVSSDFLASRDAVAVFNELKAALISEDTPQLAAVILPRFTVHDDAVYVFRIPVDNITRNGTAIFWHAYKEETAVNVSAVATASSDAKASFEKDGAIFMDDSVNFANVLSGDEFINAAVYLKAGTYAPVIAAEATSEDVRLISGTQPSDKPDPSPDSGDVRPDSGDVRPDSGDVRPDSGDVRPDSGDVRPDSGDVRPDSGDVRPDSRDVRPDSGDVNPESRDVRPESRDVRTESGDTPAPTVEPKPARPSRPTANLQNQTVTGRIVDLLQAIVGVLSGDTEVVELPDSASGTERESLSPEEEAAIPEDETPAIIFPVMQVTKSAVYVWAVDLSNLNVGDIIILHMFPESDARNAEFSAAEAEEDVCVFVDDDGNEVTNVPASKSVNAAAYMEAGTTYAPVVTTASAPETSDTLGSNGGGCSSVPSALALLALLFLRRKER, encoded by the coding sequence ATGCGCAGCAAGTTTGCCGGCATTATGATTGTTGCCGGGATTTTGTGCGGACTGTGTGTTATGCCGTCATGGGCGGCAAACCCGGAGTATATGCACGGCGGAGCTATTCCAAGCCCGATAGACAGGTCGGACCTCTGGAAGAACCCTCCGCGTCCCGCCGCTGAAGGCAAGACCCCGAAAGGGATTGTGCCTCTGCCGGTGTCATATGACCTGAGGCAGTATGACCGTGTCGGAGGAATCAGGAGTCAGAGTCCATGGAACTCCTGCTGGTCATTCGCGGCAACTGCGGCGGCCGAGTCGAGCTGGATGACGCAGAACGCTGGGACTTCGGCGGACTTGGCCGAGTTTCACGTGGCTTATTTCGTGTACGGCGACCCGAGAACCGGGTATTCATTCTCCGAGCCCCACGCTGAAGATGACATTCTGGATCAGGGAGGCAACGCAGACCAAGCAATAGCACTCTTCAGCCGCATCGGCACTGTGAGCGAGTCAGTCCTGCCTTACCCAACAGACAAGAGCAAGAATTACACCGCTCCGTCTTTGTGGCCTGAGAGCTACGACCTGTCCGGGATATACCTCAAGGAAGCCTACACTCTCGGAGTCCTCAGCGGCGACGAAATGATGAACACCGTCAAGAACCTCATCGTCGAGAACGGCGCGGTCGACATAAGTTACTATGCTGGAGCGGATGCCTACGCGAGCTCAGTCGGCGGCGTGAAGGTTTCAGCGTACTTCGACAACACGCAGGACACGGCGACGAATCACAGCATCGTGCTGATAGGCTGGGACGATAATTTCGCCGTCGAGAATTTCTCCTCTGACATGCGGCCGTCAAAGCCGGGAGCTTGGCTCGCACGCAACTCGTGGGGCGACTGGTACGGAGAAGGCGGGTACTTCTGGATATCCTATGAGCAGTACATGGACGAAGTTACAGCCATAATCACCGAGTCGAGACAGGAGACGTTCAAGCTCTACGATTATTCTCCTCTGGGAAATTGCGGCAAGACCTCCTCCACATGGGCGGCAAATGTCTTCAAGACCGACGCAAAAGAGATTCTCAAGCAGGTCAGCCTCTACACCGTAGAGAACAACCAGAGCTATGAAATCTACGTGTACGATCTCGGAACAAGCGCGCCTTCTTCGCCGACAAGCGGGACATTGCTCGTGAGCGTTGATGTTACCAGCCCTTATGCCGGATACCACACGGTGAGTTTCGACAAGACGGTAACGCTCGAGGCCGGGCATTATTTCTCGGTGGTGATGAACGGAAAAGGCAGCTGGTCATCAATGGAGTGGCCTCTGAACTGGGGCAACGGGAGTCCCTATGCCGAGCCTGTAGTGAACGCCGGAGAGAGTTATTTTTCCAGCAGTGGCACTTCATGGAACGACGGAGCAGCATCCGCAACGCCCCGCAATGCGTGCCTCAAGGCCTTCACCGTCCCTGCAACCTCATCTGAGCCCAAAGGCATCAAGATTGACGCAGAGATATTCCCCGACGAAACCTTCAGGGCATACGTCGCGAGCGCAGATACCAGCTTTGACAAAGACCAGGACGGTTACTTGACTGACGCGGAGATTGCGGCCGCAACAAGCATCAATGTACGCCGCACGAACACAAGCACTCCAGAGATAGCTTCACTGAAGGGCATTGAGCTTTTCACCAGCCTCGAAAGTCTGGACTGCTACGGCAACTTAATGACATCAATTGATTTGAGCATAAACACTGCGCTGAAGTCTTTGGACTGCGCATTGAACAAATTTACCTCTCTTGATGTCAGCAAGAACACTGAGCTTGTGTACCTGAACTGTTCGCTGAACCACCTTACAGCTCTTGACTTCAGCTGGAACAAGAAACTAACGATGCTGGACTGTTCAAATAACGACCTTACAGCTCTCAACGTGAGCGGCAACGCTGACCTGAAATACTTGAGCTGCGGCAGTAACCAGCTTAAGGCTCTTGATGTGAGCGCAAACACCGCACTGACATACCTGGACTGCTCAAGCATCGGGCTGGTATCCCTCGACGTGAGCAATAACGTAGCTCTGACGTACCTAAACTGCTTCAACAACCAGCTGACGGCTCTTGACCTCGACAAGAACACACAGCTTGACGCGGCCAGCGCAGACCTCTCGACGCAGAACCACATAGGCATGACGCTTATTCACAGCACTGACAATTTCTATTACGTCAGCATTCCTGCAGCAAAGCTCGAGAATGTCAGCATGGACGGCTACGACAAGACGACAGGCCTAGCACAGCTGGCAGAACCGGGTGCTGTAACTTACTACTACGATACGAAGCTGCCCGCAGGCGAAAAGTTACTTCACGTAACGCTGCTGCCTTTTCAGCCCGAAGCCACGATAGTAACCGGCTATCTTCCCGACGCAGCGGAAGGCAAACCGTACACGTTCGCCCTTGAAGCTCTCGGCTATACTCCCATAACGTGGACCATGTCAGGCGCACCCGAAGGCCTCACCGTCTCCGGCGACGAAATCACCGGCACACCGACAGCGTCCGGGTCATTCGACGTAACCATAACCGCCAGCAACGACACGAGCACCGACAGCAGAACCCTAAAGCTCAGCGTGAATAAGAAGCCCGAAGAAGCAGTCTCGCCTGACATCATAACCTCAGCAGATCTTGGCCGCGTCCGTGTCGGAAGAGACCTCTCGATCACCCTCGAGGCGACGGGCACAGCTCCCATTACGTGGACAGCAGACAGCCTTCCCGGATGGCTCACGCTCTCAGGCAGCACTCTCAGCGGCAAACCGACAGCGGCAGGAACATTCACGTTCACGGTGAAAGCCTCCAACGAAGCCGGAGAGAGCTCAAAGCAGTTCACGATAGTTGCATTCACAGTGGGTGTAAAGATAGCTACCTTGCCATCAAGCATCCCTGAGGGCAAAGACGGCGAAAGATACTCGTTCACGTTTTCTGCGACATCGTCGGACGCAGAAGCAGGAGACAGCATCACGTGGACACTGAGCGGGAAGCTCCCTGCTGGTCTGGCGTTCGCGAACGGCAGCATAACCGGCACTCCCTCAGAGGCAGGCTCGTTTGACATCACAGTAACGGCGGCACTCGGCGGAGTTACAGCGTCAGAGAACTACACGCTCGTGATAAGACCTGCTGCTCCTGTGATCACGACCAACAGCCTTCCGTCAGGCAAGGTCGGCGAGAGCTATAATGCATCTCTGGCGGCAACTGGCACAAAGCCCGTAACATGGTCAGTCGAGGGACTGCCTGAAGGCCTCACCCTTGACGAAGCTGCCGGAACAATCAGCGGTGTACCTTCGGAGGTGTTCTCGGGTGATGTTACCGTCAGGGTGGAGAACAGCGTGGATGCTGCTTCTAAGACACTGCGGCTGGTTATAGTCAGTGATGATGAGCCGGAAGAATCCGACAGCAACATTCCTCTTGACCCGTCAGCCTACGATGAGACTGCGAAGGATACAGGGATTGCCGGGCTCTCAGTGAAGCCGAGATTTGCGATGCCGCGCGATGTTTCTGATGACGTGTACGGAGAAGTCAGCGTGTTCTTCAGCGGGCTCGGACTGAGCTACGACATACATTCTCTCGTCAGCTCTGACTTCTTGGCCTCACGCGATGCTGTCGCGGTCTTCAACGAACTCAAGGCCGCGTTAATCAGCGAGGACACTCCGCAGCTTGCGGCGGTGATTCTCCCGCGCTTCACGGTTCACGATGACGCGGTGTACGTGTTCCGCATTCCTGTGGACAACATCACGAGGAACGGTACGGCAATATTCTGGCACGCGTACAAGGAAGAGACGGCGGTCAATGTCTCTGCTGTGGCGACGGCAAGTTCTGACGCAAAAGCATCGTTCGAGAAGGACGGAGCAATCTTCATGGACGACTCCGTGAACTTCGCGAACGTTCTTTCTGGGGACGAGTTCATCAACGCGGCGGTGTACCTTAAGGCCGGAACGTACGCGCCTGTGATTGCGGCAGAAGCAACGTCTGAGGACGTGAGACTTATTAGCGGCACTCAGCCCAGTGATAAGCCTGATCCCAGCCCCGACAGCGGCGACGTTAGACCAGACAGCGGAGACGTGCGCCCCGACAGTGGCGATGTTAGACCCGACAGCGGGGACGTTAGACCAGACAGTGGCGATGTGAGACCTGACAGTGGCGATGTGCGCCCCGACAGCGGAGACGTTAGACCCGATAGCCGCGATGTGAGACCTGACAGTGGCGACGTGAACCCCGAAAGCCGCGACGTTAGACCTGAAAGCCGCGACGTGAGAACCGAAAGCGGAGACACTCCCGCACCGACAGTCGAGCCCAAGCCTGCGAGACCTTCTCGTCCGACCGCTAACCTGCAGAACCAAACGGTAACCGGAAGGATAGTCGACCTTCTTCAGGCCATAGTGGGAGTACTGAGCGGCGACACCGAAGTTGTCGAACTCCCGGATAGTGCGTCTGGAACTGAGAGAGAATCCCTCAGCCCGGAAGAAGAGGCGGCTATCCCTGAAGACGAGACACCAGCGATAATCTTCCCCGTAATGCAGGTAACCAAGTCTGCGGTGTACGTCTGGGCAGTTGACCTCTCGAACCTCAACGTAGGCGACATCATCATCCTGCACATGTTCCCGGAGAGCGATGCACGTAATGCTGAGTTCTCGGCGGCTGAAGCTGAGGAGGATGTGTGCGTGTTCGTCGACGACGACGGCAACGAAGTAACCAACGTCCCCGCCAGCAAGAGCGTCAACGCGGCGGCCTACATGGAAGCGGGCACTACTTACGCGCCTGTGGTAACGACGGCATCTGCGCCGGAAACATCAGATACATTAGGGAGCAACGGCGGCGGATGCAGCAGCGTCCCGTCCGCACTCGCACTCCTCGCGCTGCTCTTCCTCAGGAGAAAAGAGCGTTAA
- a CDS encoding TatD family hydrolase: MYIDSHCHINSQELRLDARGVIARARDAGVSRMVIVGCDFEDSCEAAAMSEDFSQFGLYASIGIHPHEAGRYGAIPPEFAKLVHNDRVVAVGEIGLDYHYDHSSRADQQRMFEAQLDFAHEHNMPVILHIRDAMKEAMDILKYHRDLKLMFHCYSGGLEWLERVIEMEGMCSFGGAVTWTGKASDELREVVRRIPIDNILAETDSPYMAPSPLRGKLNEPANVRYVYARIAEERGLPLAELEAKIDSNAERFFEWSMINV; the protein is encoded by the coding sequence ATGTATATAGATTCGCATTGTCATATCAATTCACAGGAGCTCAGGCTGGACGCACGGGGAGTTATAGCGCGCGCCAGAGACGCAGGGGTCAGCCGGATGGTGATAGTCGGGTGCGACTTCGAGGATTCGTGCGAGGCGGCCGCGATGTCGGAGGACTTCTCGCAGTTCGGGCTGTACGCGTCAATCGGCATTCACCCACACGAGGCCGGACGCTACGGCGCAATACCGCCTGAGTTCGCTAAACTTGTCCACAACGACAGGGTAGTAGCAGTCGGCGAGATAGGGCTTGACTACCACTACGACCATTCATCGAGGGCAGACCAGCAGAGGATGTTCGAGGCACAGCTTGACTTTGCGCATGAACACAACATGCCGGTAATCCTCCACATCCGCGACGCAATGAAGGAAGCGATGGACATCCTGAAGTATCACAGGGACTTGAAGCTGATGTTCCACTGTTACAGCGGCGGGCTGGAGTGGCTTGAACGTGTCATCGAGATGGAGGGCATGTGTTCATTCGGCGGGGCAGTAACGTGGACAGGCAAGGCTTCGGACGAACTCCGCGAAGTGGTGAGGCGCATCCCCATCGACAACATTCTTGCCGAGACGGACAGTCCCTACATGGCCCCCTCGCCGCTCAGGGGCAAGCTCAACGAACCCGCGAATGTCCGCTACGTTTACGCACGGATAGCAGAAGAGCGCGGCCTTCCGTTAGCTGAGCTCGAGGCCAAGATAGACAGCAACGCAGAACGGTTTTTTGAGTGGAGCATGATTAATGTTTGA
- a CDS encoding riboflavin biosynthesis protein RibF — MLITIGAFDGFHKGHAQLLRLCREKSGGKDWGVMTFSPHPAQFMRKLPHTLFTSRERELIRRVLGIPKMYVLEFSSALRNLSPGTFIQMIRERFGVDGIVMGSDFRLGRDREGSAESLSKLVKVITVPLLDKSEYSSSNARKCFAAGNVEEAAEIFGYPPFMISRVLHGRGRGHAMSFPTANIDITDRIIPAFGVYASAVLVNGEWHCGAVSVGTNPTFGDVSSARCEVHIEGFDGDIYGTELPVFFLGRVRDMKKFSCPEELAAQIEHDITECRRIYRDATGTAETRRFLDEAQRVYSRQELSTEVIRLVEKCI; from the coding sequence ATGCTGATAACTATCGGAGCATTTGACGGCTTTCACAAGGGCCACGCGCAGCTGCTCAGGCTCTGCCGCGAAAAGTCTGGCGGCAAGGACTGGGGGGTAATGACGTTCAGCCCGCATCCCGCGCAGTTCATGAGGAAGCTCCCTCACACCTTGTTCACCAGTCGTGAGCGCGAACTAATCCGCCGTGTTCTGGGCATCCCGAAGATGTACGTTCTGGAGTTCAGCAGTGCACTGCGCAACCTTTCTCCCGGAACGTTCATTCAGATGATACGCGAGAGGTTCGGTGTTGACGGCATAGTGATGGGGAGTGATTTCCGTTTGGGACGCGACCGTGAAGGCAGCGCAGAAAGCCTCTCGAAGCTCGTGAAAGTCATCACAGTTCCTCTCCTCGACAAGTCAGAGTACTCGAGCTCCAACGCCCGAAAGTGTTTCGCCGCAGGCAACGTTGAGGAGGCCGCCGAAATCTTCGGTTATCCTCCGTTCATGATTAGCCGTGTGCTTCACGGACGGGGGCGCGGGCACGCGATGTCTTTCCCGACCGCCAACATCGACATCACGGACAGGATAATTCCTGCTTTCGGAGTGTACGCTTCTGCTGTGCTGGTGAACGGCGAGTGGCACTGCGGGGCGGTCTCTGTCGGGACAAATCCTACGTTCGGGGACGTTTCTTCGGCGCGATGCGAGGTGCACATAGAGGGCTTTGACGGCGACATTTACGGCACGGAACTGCCAGTGTTCTTTCTGGGGCGGGTGAGGGACATGAAGAAGTTTTCCTGCCCCGAAGAACTTGCGGCACAGATAGAGCACGACATAACGGAATGCCGGAGGATTTACCGTGATGCGACGGGGACAGCGGAGACGCGCAGGTTTCTTGACGAGGCGCAGCGAGTTTACAGCAGGCAGGAATTGAGCACAGAGGTTATAAGGCTGGTGGAAAAATGTATATAG